A segment of the Pedobacter faecalis genome:
TAGCATCGGCAACCTCGACGGACTGTGGTTTGATAAGACTAACGCGGAGCTTGCCCGGGAATACCTGACGATCATCAAGAAATCGGTAGCCCGCGAAAGGGAAATGCATAGTATTGCCAACCTGCTGAAACGCATTAGTCTGGTGGCGCTGGTGATTGCTTTGCTTGTCGCGGTGGTGTGGGTCATCAACAAGCTGTTTAACCGCACGGCGCTCTTTATATCGGCTAATAAGGAACGATATGTAACTGCGCTCAGGCTTAAAAATACCAAGATCGTGACGCCTGATCATCTGGAAAGTATATTTCTGAAGGCAAATACGGTACTTAGAATCGTCGTGGTGGTTCTGGCGGTATATCTCTCGCTCCCGCTGCTGTTCAGTATTTTTCCGGAGACGGAGAGTTGGACCGCTACCCTGCTCAATTGGGTACTTACTCCACTGCGCTCGGCGGTAAGTTCGGTTATGGATTACCTGCCCAATCTGTTTAAGATCGTGGTCATCTACCTCATTTTCCGGTACCTGATCAAGGGTATTCAATATGTGTTCAGGGAGGTAAAACGGGGTAATATCGTGTTCAGAGGTTTTCATTCCGACTGGGCTATGCCAACATTCAACATACTGAAGTTCATTATGTATGCTTTTATGCTGGTGCTTATCTTTCCTTTCCTGCCGGGTTATAGCTCTCCGGCGTTTCAAGGGGTATCGGTCTTTCTTGGGGTACTGATCTCGCTGGGCTCTTCCAATGCGATTACGAATATAGTGGCTGGTTTGGTTATTACCTATATGCGGCCGTTCAGGGTGGGCGACCGGGTGAAGATTGGTGATGTAACCGGCGATGTGGTGGAAAAGACCATGCTGGTGACGCGCATCCGTACCATCAAGAATGAGGATATTACGGTCCCGAACTCTACCGTGCTTTCAAGTTCTACGGTCAACTATTCGAGTCAGACGAAAAACGAGCGGCAGGGACTTATCATTCACTACACGGTAACGGTGGGGTATGATGTGCCCTGGCAGCGGGTGTACGAATTGCTGATTCAGGCGGCCCTTAAAACGGTCCATGTTTTGGAGGATCCGAAGCCGTTTGTGCTGCAGACGAGTCTTGATGATTTTTATATTGCATACCAGATCAATGCTTATACTAAAGAGCCTAACAGACAGGCGGTAATCTATAGTAATCTGCTCGAAAACATCCAGGACCAGTTCAAAGACGCAGGCCTCGAACTGATGTCGCCCAACTACCATGTGGTGCGTGATGGCGGCAAGGAATAGCGGATTATTTTATTATAAAATTCCGATCTGATTTTGATATTCGGCTTAATTATAGCTTTATTTGCAGAAAATCGGTCTGAATGGTCAAAAATCTGTTAATCGTCGAGTCTCCTGCAAAAGCCAAAACCATCGAAGGATATCTGGGTAAGGATTTCCTTGTTAAGTCTAGTTACGGACATATCCGGGATCTGGTTAAGGGTGATATGGCTATCGACATTGACAATAATTTTGCGCAGACTTACGAGGTACCTGCAGACAAGAAGCAGGTGGTGGCTGAGCTGAAAAAACTGGCTAAGCAAGCAGAGATGGTCTGGCTCGCATCCGATGAGGACCGCGAGGGAGAAGCGATTTCATGGCACCTGTTCGAGACGCTTGGCCTGAAAGAAGATAAGACGAAACGGATCGTTTTTCACGAGATCACTAAACCGGCTATACTTAAAGCTATCGAGGCGCCGAGACGCATCGATTATAACCTGGTGCATGCGCAGCAGGCCCGGAGGGTGCTCGACAGGCTGGTGGGTTTTGAGCTTTCGCCGGTGTTGTGGAAGAAGGTGAAGCCTTCTTTGTCGGCCGGAAGGGTGCAATCGGTAGCCGTAAGGCTTATTGTAGATCGCGAACGCGAGGTTAATAAGTTTAACGCTGTGGCGGCTTTCAAGATCACGGCAGAATTCTCTACCGGCAATGGTCGCGAGCTGGTTAAGGCTGAACTTCCGCACCGCTTTGGTACCGAGGCAGAGGCAGAAAGTTTTCTGAAGGATTGCATGAACGCTTCGTTTTCGGTGTCGTCATTGGAGACTAAGCCTGCCAAACGCAATCCGGCAGCGCCGTTTACAACCTCTACCCTGCAGCAGGAAGCTGCCCGGAAGCTGGGTTATTCGGTTTCCCGTACCATGCAGATCGCGCAGCGCTTGTACGAAAGCGGGCGCATTACCTATATGAGGACGGACTCTGTGAATTTATCGGAGACTGCGCTTCAGGCTGCAGCGGCGGAAATTAATTCGGCCTGGGGAGAAAAATATCATCAGCGAAGGGTATATAAGACCAAGTCGGCCGGTGCACAGGAAGCGCATGAGGCTATTCGTCCTACCTACTTTAATCAGCATACTGTGCCGGGCGACAGCTCTGAGCAGCGTTTATATGAATTGATCTGGAAGCGTTCTATCGCCTCGCAGATGAGTGAAGCGCTTTTTGAGAAAACCACAGCGCAGATTGGAATCAGCACCCGCGGTGAACATCTGGTTGCCGAGGGCGAAGTGCTTAAGTTTGACGGATTCCTAAAAGTGTACCTGGAATCGTCGGACGACGATGATGCAGACGACAGCGAAAAAGCTGGTTTGCTGCCGCCGCTCACACGCGGACAGGCGCTTACGCTGAATGAAATGCTGGCTACGGAACGTTTTTCGCGTCCGCCTGCTCGATATACGGAAGCTAGTCTGGTAAAGAAACTTGAAGAGCTGGGTATAGGCCGGCCTTCCACCTATGCGCCTACCATATCCACTATTCAGAACCGCGGTTATGTGGTTAAGGAAGACCGGGACGGAAAGCAGCGCAGTTTTACTTGCATCAGGTTGCATAAAGGTGCTGTAAATAAGCAAACTAAGACAGAAATAACCGGAGCCGAAAAAGCTAAATTATTCCCTACCGACATTGGTGAGGTGGTGAACGATTTCCTGGTGGAGCATTTTAAGGGTATTGTGGATTTCAACTTTACGGCAAGCGTAGAGAAGGAGTTTGACGAGATCGCTCAGGGGCTTCAGGAATGGACTAAGATGCTCCACTCCTTTTATAAGCCTTTCCATAACGAGGTGGAGGTGACATTGGAGACTGCCGACCGCGCCAATGGGGAGCGTTTGCTTGGAACAGACCCTGCCACGGGCAAGAATGTGTATGCTAAGGTAGGCCGTTTTGGTCCCCTGGTGCAGATTGGCGAGAACGACGACGAAGAGAAGCCGCAGTACGCTAGTCTGACGAAATCGCAATCTGTGGCTACGATAGGCCTGGAAGATGCACTGGAACTTTTTAAACTCCCGTTTGCACTCGAAGACTATCAGGGTAAGGAAGTGATGGTGGGCATAGGTCGCTTTGGTCCCTATGTAAAATGGGGTGATGCTTATATCTCGGTGCCGAAAAACGAGGATCCGCTTACGATAGATCAGGCGCGTGCGCAGGAGATCATTGATGAGAAGATTACCGCTGATGCGCCGGTAGCGCATTTTGAGGGCTTGCCGGTAACCAAGGGTACTGGTCGCTTCGGTCCTTTCATTAAATGGAACGATTTGTTTATCAATGTGCCGAAGGCCTATAATTTCAATCATCTAAAGCAGCAAGACATTGAGGAACTGATCCGTAAAAAACTGGATAAAGAAGCCAACAGGTTCATTCAGCAGTGGCCGGAAGAAAAGATTGCTATTGAAAATGGTCGCTGGGGACCTTTCATTCGCTTCGGTAAAGACATGCTGAAGCTGAAAAAGAATCCGGCTACCAACGATAAATATACTGCTGAAGCGCTTGCGGAGATTTCGCTGGATGAGGTAAAGAAACTGATCGTGGAGCAGGTTCCGGACGCCTTTACGCCTAAGGTGAAGAAAACAGCCGCAAAGAAAACGACCGCTAAGGCTGGTGCACGGAAAACCACGGCGAAAGCAAAGAAGTGATGAAAAAGGATCTGCCTGAAAATATTGTAGAAGATGTGGCCATGGCCGTTGTGCTGATGGGCGATAGGCCTGAGTCGGGCGACTGGACGGTATACGTGGTTAACCTGAAGGAGAGTCCGATCAACAATGTGCTGATCAGTTCTAAAGGGTATGGCGAAAAGGACGGTCGACAGGTTAAAACCTCTGTATTGCGGCATTTTCTGGGCGACATTGATGCCCAGGCTTTTGCTGGTGTGGAAGCTATTGATCCACAGGTTTTCGGTCTCACCAACGAGTACTGGCTCAGCTATTATATAGACGGGGTCATCTACGATAAGAAGTTTATTTTCCTTCCGGAGAGCATTGTCGACGATAACCTTATTCATATCCCGCTGGTAGACAAGCCGGGTGTGATGATCAGGTAAGCTGCGGTATTATTTTTGCTCTGCACTTGGTTATGAAACCAAGACAAACCGCCGTTGTGGCTATTGTAGCTGCAATACTCATCGCCGCAGGTGCCTATTTCTTCTTCAAAAAAGACAAACCCAAGGATTACGACCAGCGTTTTGCCCGCTATATTGAGGCTTACACTTCAGGTACGGTGTCCAAAAAAAGCTATATCCGGGTACGTCTGGCCAATCAGGTTAAGACCATGGCAAGCGTAGGTGTGGCAGATGATCGCGATTTGTTCAGCTTCTCTCCTTCTTTATCTGGAAAGACGTATTGGATTGACGCCCAGACCATAGAGTTTAGGCCGGACGAGGCTTTGGAGCCGGGAGAGACCTACGAAGCCAGCTTTGATCTGGGTAAGGTGACCGACACGGAAGAGGGGCTCGAGGAGTTTGAATTCGACTTCCGCGTGATCCGTCCGGGTTTAAGTTTTCGGCATAATGGCCTGGTTTCGCAAAGCAATACTTCTATGGACCTGATGAAGCTCTCTGGCGAGATCAACACTTCCGATGAGGAAGATGCTAAGGCCGTCGAGAAGACTTTATCGGCCGAGTTCCCTCAGCCCCTGCGCGTCAAATGGCAGCACTACCCGCAGGAACGGCGTTCGGTGTTCACGATAGACAGCCTGAAAAAGACCGCTTCGGCGCAGCAAATTGTTTTGAACTGGTCGGCCAGCCCCATAGAGGCTTCCATGAAAGGCAAAGCAACGCTTCGTCTGCCAGCCAAAGGAGCCTTCGAGGTTCTGGATATCAGGGCGGTGCAGGACCGTGAAGACTATATCCTGGTGCAGTTTTCAGAGCCGGTTGGTGCGATGCAGGATTTGTCGGGATTGATTTCCCTGGCGAATATAAACGACCTGAGGTATACCGTTGCCGGAAGCGAGGTAAAGGTGTATGCGCCGGTAAAGCTGGAAGGTACTTATGCGGTGAACGTAGGCACCGGTATTGAGAATATTCAGAACCGCAAGCTCAGCGTTGCAAAGACAGCCAACATTACTTTTGAGAACAAAAATCCTTCGGTAACCATAAGCGGCAGCGGTTCTATCCTGCCTAATTCGGGTAAACTGCTCCTGCCCTTTGATGCGATTAACCTGAGGGCGGTAGATGTCACGGTCATAAAAGTTTACGAAAACAACGTACCCCAGTTTTTCCAGTCGAACAACTACAAAGGCGACTATGGTTATGCCTCGGAACTGCGCCGCGTGGCCAAGCCTGTGGTACAGAAAACCATCAGGCTGGATGAGGACCGGGCGCTTGATCTGCATAGGAAAAACCGTTTCACGCTGGATCTGGATAAGATCATGAAGG
Coding sequences within it:
- a CDS encoding mechanosensitive ion channel family protein, translated to MIYLSRFYLFAVLQLMFCVAAFAQSAPDTSGSENSSINEAMLLKEEQQRRIDSLVKVQLRKELTEASGNAGRTRELEAKLRQIAVDDSLRAIAQREKLRSLKKTTRGFPVRLNQDTLFFVFTRTGSFNPEERARAVSAKVRELYEDPFYSPDSLVAAENEGSYDLIFKPDKVVISIGNLDGLWFDKTNAELAREYLTIIKKSVAREREMHSIANLLKRISLVALVIALLVAVVWVINKLFNRTALFISANKERYVTALRLKNTKIVTPDHLESIFLKANTVLRIVVVVLAVYLSLPLLFSIFPETESWTATLLNWVLTPLRSAVSSVMDYLPNLFKIVVIYLIFRYLIKGIQYVFREVKRGNIVFRGFHSDWAMPTFNILKFIMYAFMLVLIFPFLPGYSSPAFQGVSVFLGVLISLGSSNAITNIVAGLVITYMRPFRVGDRVKIGDVTGDVVEKTMLVTRIRTIKNEDITVPNSTVLSSSTVNYSSQTKNERQGLIIHYTVTVGYDVPWQRVYELLIQAALKTVHVLEDPKPFVLQTSLDDFYIAYQINAYTKEPNRQAVIYSNLLENIQDQFKDAGLELMSPNYHVVRDGGKE
- the topA gene encoding type I DNA topoisomerase, with translation MVKNLLIVESPAKAKTIEGYLGKDFLVKSSYGHIRDLVKGDMAIDIDNNFAQTYEVPADKKQVVAELKKLAKQAEMVWLASDEDREGEAISWHLFETLGLKEDKTKRIVFHEITKPAILKAIEAPRRIDYNLVHAQQARRVLDRLVGFELSPVLWKKVKPSLSAGRVQSVAVRLIVDREREVNKFNAVAAFKITAEFSTGNGRELVKAELPHRFGTEAEAESFLKDCMNASFSVSSLETKPAKRNPAAPFTTSTLQQEAARKLGYSVSRTMQIAQRLYESGRITYMRTDSVNLSETALQAAAAEINSAWGEKYHQRRVYKTKSAGAQEAHEAIRPTYFNQHTVPGDSSEQRLYELIWKRSIASQMSEALFEKTTAQIGISTRGEHLVAEGEVLKFDGFLKVYLESSDDDDADDSEKAGLLPPLTRGQALTLNEMLATERFSRPPARYTEASLVKKLEELGIGRPSTYAPTISTIQNRGYVVKEDRDGKQRSFTCIRLHKGAVNKQTKTEITGAEKAKLFPTDIGEVVNDFLVEHFKGIVDFNFTASVEKEFDEIAQGLQEWTKMLHSFYKPFHNEVEVTLETADRANGERLLGTDPATGKNVYAKVGRFGPLVQIGENDDEEKPQYASLTKSQSVATIGLEDALELFKLPFALEDYQGKEVMVGIGRFGPYVKWGDAYISVPKNEDPLTIDQARAQEIIDEKITADAPVAHFEGLPVTKGTGRFGPFIKWNDLFINVPKAYNFNHLKQQDIEELIRKKLDKEANRFIQQWPEEKIAIENGRWGPFIRFGKDMLKLKKNPATNDKYTAEALAEISLDEVKKLIVEQVPDAFTPKVKKTAAKKTTAKAGARKTTAKAKK